A genomic region of Chlorobaculum parvum NCIB 8327 contains the following coding sequences:
- a CDS encoding efflux transporter outer membrane subunit, with product MKRALPLLLLISFAGFGLSACSPIKEYRRPDVALPETYPGQKTPGKELARVPYREFFADPALLELIDSAVENNHDLRIAMKNIDYARKSLDVAKLWFLPEADLGATYSYSKDSRNSYGASKGQERTSRSYTAALSVSWDADIWAKLQNSKKAALAEYLRSTDAARAVRTTLVSSVAQGYWNLTMLDEQIDIARRNIALADTTLAMMRLQYDAGNVTSLAVDQQEAQLLTAKLALPKLEASRNAQENALSILAGRMPGTPIKRSQGAKAVVLPDSLGAGVPLALLRNRPDVRAAEASLMEAHAMTGVNKAMMYPSLTVTAEGGLNAIESSKWFSTPGSLFESLLGGLTQPVFRHGQLKAQYEQSKIKRDQAELAFRKTLFVAVGEVSNALEQVDKTGEQENIAEARVAALRKAASNSCLLFNSGMATYLEVITAESSLLQSELELADVQRSHLAAIADLYRAVGGGWQEEGEVLGQR from the coding sequence ATGAAACGCGCGCTGCCGCTGTTGTTGTTGATCTCCTTTGCCGGATTTGGCCTCTCGGCCTGTAGTCCGATCAAGGAGTACAGGCGTCCCGATGTGGCGCTTCCCGAGACGTATCCCGGACAGAAAACTCCCGGCAAAGAGCTGGCCAGGGTGCCGTACCGTGAATTCTTTGCCGATCCGGCGTTGCTCGAACTGATCGATAGCGCGGTCGAGAACAACCACGATCTGCGCATCGCGATGAAGAATATCGACTACGCACGCAAGTCGCTCGATGTGGCAAAGCTCTGGTTCCTGCCCGAGGCCGATCTGGGCGCTACATACAGCTATTCAAAAGATTCGCGCAACAGCTATGGCGCTTCGAAAGGTCAGGAGCGTACGAGCCGAAGCTACACGGCGGCGCTGAGCGTGTCGTGGGATGCAGACATCTGGGCGAAGTTGCAGAACTCGAAAAAGGCCGCCCTCGCCGAGTATCTTCGGAGCACCGACGCGGCAAGAGCTGTGCGCACAACGCTCGTTTCATCGGTTGCACAGGGCTACTGGAACCTCACCATGCTTGACGAGCAGATCGACATCGCCCGCCGCAACATTGCGCTTGCCGATACCACGCTGGCCATGATGCGCCTGCAATACGATGCGGGTAACGTCACCAGCCTTGCCGTCGATCAGCAGGAGGCGCAACTGCTGACGGCTAAACTCGCATTGCCGAAGCTCGAGGCGTCGAGAAACGCGCAGGAGAATGCGCTGTCGATTCTGGCAGGCAGGATGCCCGGCACGCCCATCAAACGGAGCCAAGGTGCGAAGGCAGTCGTGCTGCCCGATTCGCTCGGCGCTGGCGTGCCGCTGGCGCTGCTCCGCAATCGTCCTGATGTGCGCGCCGCCGAAGCCTCGCTGATGGAGGCGCACGCCATGACCGGAGTGAATAAGGCGATGATGTACCCTTCGCTGACGGTCACGGCGGAGGGCGGGCTGAACGCCATCGAGTCGAGCAAGTGGTTCTCGACGCCCGGTTCACTCTTCGAGTCGCTTCTGGGCGGTCTTACGCAGCCTGTGTTTCGCCACGGACAGCTCAAGGCGCAGTACGAACAGTCGAAAATCAAGCGCGACCAGGCTGAGCTGGCGTTCCGTAAAACGCTGTTTGTGGCCGTAGGGGAGGTCTCCAACGCGCTTGAACAGGTGGATAAAACCGGTGAGCAGGAGAACATCGCCGAAGCCCGCGTGGCCGCGCTGCGCAAGGCCGCCAGCAATTCCTGCTTGCTCTTCAACAGCGGCATGGCGACTTACCTCGAAGTGATCACCGCCGAAAGCTCGCTGCTCCAGTCAGAGCTTGAACTGGCCGATGTCCAGCGAAGTCATCTGGCAGCTATCGCCGATCTGTACCGTGCCGTGGGAGGCGGCTGGCAGGAAGAGGGTGAAGTGCTCGGTCAGCGATGA
- a CDS encoding SRPBCC domain-containing protein yields the protein MNSIRTEVIVDAPPEQVWAVLTGLDRYCEWNPCIRSVDGEGGPDQTLLITIRFAWLPPIRFKAQLDRFRQNEILGWRAVFLAGLFIGHHWFELHPLDSGSSTRFVHCETFDGLLSTPIFVVLSGLFRQGYTAMNRALKTRVEQK from the coding sequence ATGAACAGCATCAGGACAGAGGTCATTGTGGATGCGCCGCCAGAGCAGGTTTGGGCGGTGCTGACTGGGCTCGATCGTTACTGCGAGTGGAATCCATGCATCCGGAGCGTTGACGGAGAGGGAGGGCCAGACCAAACCCTTCTCATTACCATCAGGTTTGCATGGCTGCCGCCGATCCGGTTCAAGGCTCAGCTCGATCGATTCCGTCAAAACGAAATTCTTGGCTGGCGCGCGGTTTTCCTCGCCGGGCTGTTCATCGGGCATCACTGGTTCGAGCTGCACCCGCTCGACTCCGGCAGCAGCACACGATTCGTGCATTGCGAAACCTTTGACGGATTGCTCTCCACACCTATTTTTGTAGTCCTCTCCGGTCTGTTCCGTCAAGGCTACACTGCGATGAATCGGGCGTTGAAAACCCGTGTTGAGCAAAAGTAA